The Nocardioides zeae genome includes the window ACCATCGGGTTCTTCGCGCCCCACGCGTCCTACGCCGCCCACGGCGACGGGCAGCAGGTGCAGGAGTTCAAGTCCATGGTGAAGGCGATGCACGAGGCGGGCATCGAGGTCATCCTCGACGTGGTCTACAACCACACCGCCGAGGGCAACCACCTCGGGCCGACGCTCAGCTTCAAGGGCATCGACAACCCGGCGTACTACCGCCTGGTCGAGGACGACCAGCGCTACTACATGGACTACACGGGCACGGGCAACAGCCTCAACGTGCGCCACCCGCACTCGCTGCAGCTGATCATGGACTCGCTGCGCTACTGGGTCACGGAGATGCACGTCGACGGCTTCCGCTTCGACCTCGCCTCGACCCTGGCCCGCGAGTTCTACGACGTGGACCGGCTCGCGACGTTCTTCGAGCTCGTGCAGCAGGACCCGGTGGTGAGCCAGGTGAAGCTCATCGCCGAGCCGTGGGACGTGGGCCCCGGCGGCTACCAGGTCGGCGGGTTCCCCCCGCAGTGGACCGAGTGGAACGGCAAGTACCGCGACACGGTGCGGGACTTCTGGCGCGGCGAGCGGATCCTCGGCGACTTCGCGTCGCGGCTGGCGGGCTCCAGCGACCTCTACGAGAACTCCGGGCGGCGCCCGTTCGCAAGCATCAACTTCATCACCGCCCACGACGGCTTCACGATGCGGGACCTCGTGTCCTACAACGAGAAGCACAACGAGGCCAACGGTGAGGACGGCAACGACGGCGAGAGCCACAACCGGTCGTGGAACCACGGCGTCGAGGGCGAGACGGACGACCAGGACGTGCTCGCGCTGCGGGCCCGCGACCAGCGCAACCTCATCGCCACGCTGCTGCTCAGCCAGGGCGTGCCGATGCTGCTGCACGGCGACGAGCTGGGGCGCACGCAGGGCGGCAACAACAACACCTACGCCCAGGACTCCGAGATCGCCTGGGTGCACTGGGACGCCGCCGACCGGCCCCTGGTGGAGTTCACGGCCGCCGTCGCGCGGCTGCGGCGCGCGCACCCGACGTTCCGCCGCAAGCGCTTCTTCACCGGCAACACGGTGCGCACGCCGCTGCCCGGGGAGGAGGGCGACCGCCTCAACGACATCGTGTGGCTGCACCTCGACGGCCGCCCGATGGAGGACGGCGACTGGACCGACGGCGAGGGTGCCGCGGCCCAGGCGCTCGGCATGTACCTCAACGGGCGCGGCATCGCGGGCAAGGACCAGCGCGGCCAGACGATCGTCGACGACCACTTCCTGCTCTACTTCAACGCCGACGGCGACTGCACGGTGACGCTGCCGCCGGCGGAGTACGCCGAGGGCTGGGACGTCGTCATCGACACGGCGGGCAAGCTGGCCGACGACTCGACCCACGCGCCGGGCGCCGAGCTCCAGCTCGCCTCCCGCAGCGTCATCGTGCTGCGCGAGCAGCAGCCGGCGGACGAGACCGAGGTCGACCACTCGGTGGCCGCCAGCATCGCGGCGCTCGCCGACGACTGAGCGGACGCACGACGGCCCGGCACCCCTCGGGGTGCCGGGCCGTCGTCGCGTGGGGGGACTCAGCCCATGAGGGAGTTCAGGTCCACCACGTCGGCGTCGTCCGGGGCCTCGAACGAGACGTCCTCGTCGAAGTCGGTCAGGTCGAACGAGCCCTCGTCGCCACCGTCGACGCGCACCGCGTAGTGCGGCTCGTCGACCGCGACCCACAGGGTCGCCGGCGTCCCGTCGCTCTCGTGGTCGATGGCGATGGCCTCGACGCCGTCGATGTCCTCGACGTCGCCCTTGGTGGCCTCGCTGTTGTCGTCGTCGTCATCGTCGTCGGCGTCGTCGAAGAAGGACTCGATGGTGCAGAAGTCGTCGAAGCTGCCCTCTTCGTCGGTGATCCACTTGCCCTCGACCTGGCTGAGCAGCTGG containing:
- the glgX gene encoding glycogen debranching protein GlgX, whose translation is MEVWPGTAYPLGATFDGSGTNFALFSEVAERVELCLLDPDPDGEGGFTETRIELTEVDAFVWHAYLPTVQPGQHYGYRVHGPWDPSNGLRCNPAKLLLDPYAKATSRDIDWDPSLFSYVFGEEDTRNDDDSGPHMMHSVVINPFFDWEGDRRPRTPYEESVIYEAHVKGLTQLHPDVPEDIRGTYAALAHPAVTEHLSKLGITAIELMPVHQFVQDNTLIEKGLRNYWGYNTIGFFAPHASYAAHGDGQQVQEFKSMVKAMHEAGIEVILDVVYNHTAEGNHLGPTLSFKGIDNPAYYRLVEDDQRYYMDYTGTGNSLNVRHPHSLQLIMDSLRYWVTEMHVDGFRFDLASTLAREFYDVDRLATFFELVQQDPVVSQVKLIAEPWDVGPGGYQVGGFPPQWTEWNGKYRDTVRDFWRGERILGDFASRLAGSSDLYENSGRRPFASINFITAHDGFTMRDLVSYNEKHNEANGEDGNDGESHNRSWNHGVEGETDDQDVLALRARDQRNLIATLLLSQGVPMLLHGDELGRTQGGNNNTYAQDSEIAWVHWDAADRPLVEFTAAVARLRRAHPTFRRKRFFTGNTVRTPLPGEEGDRLNDIVWLHLDGRPMEDGDWTDGEGAAAQALGMYLNGRGIAGKDQRGQTIVDDHFLLYFNADGDCTVTLPPAEYAEGWDVVIDTAGKLADDSTHAPGAELQLASRSVIVLREQQPADETEVDHSVAASIAALADD